In Cryptomeria japonica chromosome 1, Sugi_1.0, whole genome shotgun sequence, the sequence ATAAACGTGTGCCATTATGAAAGATAACATCAAGGGATTGAATTGTGGAGACTCCAACTTTTTTCTTGTGTGCAAACAGAACTCCACATTCAGAGAGAGGAGCATCGCATTCATTTCCACAACTGCAGGTGAATAACAGGTCTCAAGTTTCTCATACAACTCTCTGCTAATCAACGTTACTCGTCTGAAAGCCACCAGTTGCAACGTCTTGCAGAGTGCACACCAGTTTCTTTCATTTTCAAGGGAGGGACCCTTCACAATATTGAGATTCTTTCCTACCATCCTTCAATCGAGCTACAAAATTGTTGGAGGAAGGCGCTAAGATTCTTTTATGAAAAATCTACCTGCCACACTACTGTAATGGGTTTGGTTGCTTCCAAATTACCTTGATAGAGAATTGGAAAAGTATTAATATTTCAGTGCAGCCACAGTCTAGAGAATGTGTGTTATTGACTATAGTTGACCCCACGACCTTTTAGATATAGGTTCTTGACAAAGGAAGCATTGGGACTGGTACTTATGGTCTCAAGATTGATTGGAAAACCATTCTACCACATTTGTGGCATGTTCTTGATGTATCATCTAAATCTATGatcaataaaaaataatttgaaaaaattaaatagaTTGAATATGAACTGAGCAAGGGTTTGCCTACTTGTCAATCATTATTATACCAAGAGACATTGCAAAGAGCACTATCATCGGGACAAACACCTTCAAGGTTTGGATCAATCCACTTTTTCAGTTCCACTTCTCTGTCCACCTCTTCCATAAGGGGTTTAATTGGGTTCCAAAGAAGACCTGCCCTCCCTGCTAATGGAACTCCCCCTTCACGCACGGTGGCTTCTTTTCCAGAAATCAGCTCTCGCAGCACAACTCCAAATGCAAACACGTGAAGCTTGGGGTCAACAGTGGATCTGCAACATATTCTGGAGCCATGTATCCCTGCGTGCCTGCTATCAGCTATGTGTCTTGTAAGAACATTTATCCCTGATTTCGCCATTCCAAAATTTGCAATTTAAGCCCTGAAACTTCCATCCAAGAGAACATTGCTACTTTTCACACCTTTGTGCACAACAATAGGGGTTGCATGCTCGTGAATGAATTGAAGCCCACTGGCAACATCCAAGGCAATTTGCAATCTGATCTTCCATGAAAAAAAAGTAGAGCTCAAAGTAGAAGCAGTCTGCTTCGGAATGGATTCAGGATCATGGAGCCAGCAATTGAGAGAAGCATTCTCTGCATACTCATAAACTAAGAAAGATTTACCTTCAGTACTGATACAAAATCCTTCCAGTTTCACCAAATCACCATGGTTGACCTTCTGCAAAATCTTCAATTCTTCAGAAACTTCTCCTTTCATCTGCTTTATAGCATAAAGCTTACCATCGCCCTCTATGTTACAGAAAGGGTTGAATTGaatatacaaaataatataatttatgaGACTATTAAGATCTCAAGCTTAAAATACACTACAAAATTTATAAGATCACTTGCTTTTAAATACTCATAAAACATCTGATAGCACCCACTAAGTATTTTACTCCCCTCCTTGTAATCATAACCTTACTGTGGTGATTTGTCAGAGCAGCTCAAAAAGGTCTACATACCATGCAGCCTTAAAATACATACGATTCCATTAAACACTGCAAACTATGAAAATAAAACAAGAAACATCCAAACAGATAGCCCTTAAAAAGAAAGTTATCCCTCTAACATTATCCCATAACCAAGAGGATTATATCAGACTTACGAAATTAGAGATAGATCTATCTTGGACTCAAAGTGGTTGGAAGAGAGTGTGATACCACTGGAAGGGAGGACTTGATGGTAAATGAAGTGCAAGCATATGATGGTACAGGCATTGCAGGTGGTAGAATGGGTGCTGCAACTTCAAAGTTCAATAACCTCAGCACTTGCCTCATTTTGGGGCGACTAGCCTCATCAGGATGAGAACACCACAACCCCACTACTATCAATCGTtccatttcttccttttcaaaCTCTCCTTTTAATCTCACATCTGCACCCTCCAATAGTCTACCTCCACCATAGAGATCCCATGCCCACGCTACAAGCCGCATGTCGAAATCTACCAAACTCACATCTATTGCTTTCTTGCCAGATGCTATTTCCAGAGCCACAGCTCCATAGCTGTAAACATCAGATTGAGGACTCGTTTTTCCAGATGCCACACATTCAGGGGCCAAATATCCCAATGTCCCTGCAGCTCGGGTGGTCTGATGTAGACGCTCATGCATCAGCATGCGTGCTaatccaaaatccccaatttttgcGCTGAAATTGCTATCCAGCAGAACATTACTGGATTTTACATCTCTGTGCACAACACATTCATCCCATTCTTCATGAAGGTACAACAGTGCACTCGCCATTTCACAAGCTATTTTATACCTGATACTCCATTGCAGCACATGgcgttcttcttcttctcctcttttggGGAAAATATGTCTGTCTAGGCTTCCATTAGACATATATTCGTAGACCAAAAGCAACTGGTCTTGCTCATGGCACCATCCTAAGAGTTGAACAAGATTCCTATGTCTCAAACGACTAACTATACTCACTTCTGAGATGAATTCCTTAATCCCTTGCCTTGAACCTTCTGAGATGCGCTTTACCGCCACAATCTCATTTGTTTGAGCAAGATTGCATTTGTACACTCCCCCAAATCCTCCCTGCCCAAGCTTTTGGGCTTCGTTGAAATTGTTCGTTCCAGCTATTAGATCATCCATCTTAAACCGTCGCGGAATGTGTTGCAGAAGCTTTTCAAGATCCACGCCTGCTAGCTTTTGACCAGCGATGGATGCAGCTCTTTTTCTTTTGTGAAAGCGAAAGTAGACCCACAGGGCAGTGGCACTTACGATGCAAGCCACAATGCCAAATCCAATACCGAGAAATAGTTTTGTACTTGAGGACGGAGATGGTGACTGTGAGAGTGCAGGGGAAGGAGATTGAACTAATGTTGGCTTTTCAGAAACAGGAATCAAGAGGGTagtatttagaaaaattaaatttgacGACATACCATTTGCAGACTTTAAATTCTCGAGATTTGCACCAAAATTTTCACTGATGGATTTCAGAGTATCTGCTTTCTGTACAACATATGTTATCTGCATATTGATCCCATTACTAATTTGGGCTTTGGATGGACACTGACACCTGATTGGAAAGGTACCCGGAGTACCAATAGTGATATTTTCTGGTACCAAAGTAGGATTTGCAATTTCTAAAGCCTGATATGTGGTCAAATATTCAAAGTTCTCTGTTGATATCTTCCAAAAGGTACCACCAGGCGGTATCACGAAGGTTATGTTGGCCTGGGAATACTTTCCAACGCATGCACATGTAATGGGAATAAGCAAAGTTTGCCCTTCAGCTAAAGAAGAGGTATCATCAGGCAAACCATTGGCTGTTGCTATAATTGATGGGGTAACAAGAAACAAATCAGCGATGGTCTTCAAATTTATGTAACTAGGAGCTTGGGCTTTATAAAAAGCATATGTATAACATGGTGCTGGGCGATCAGAGCAGCTGTAGCCTGTAATATTGGATGTTCCATCTTGCCCTTGGACTTTAGCAGCAATACAGAGGAGGAGGAAAGATAGAAATACCAGTTTCCACGTGGTTTGAAACATGGGGACAGAGGACAGAAAACACTGTAAAATCATTCAAACTGATGAAGTGGGTACATATTACTTGCCTTTAAAAGCCAATTGATGAAATTGATCAAGAGGATTATGCTCTACTAAGAGACtgtaaattgtttttgtttttctttctggcCAGAAGCTTTCAAAAGCAAAACTTAGTAAAGGGTAAAGAGGATTAATGTCTACGAGGATCTTTGTTTATATTTGTTGTCAGAAGCTTTCGACAGCAGATCGAACAGTCAATTTGAATGATTGTTGAGAGTGACTGAAATCGGTTCAACGCAGGGATTCGTCTGAACTGGGGACGGGGTTTCCCGAAAATTTTCAAACTCTTGTAAAATCAATCGAAATGGCTATCCTAATTTTAAGAACTCGAGGCGAAAAAGAACCAATCATTTTCATGGAAGTATTCCCTGGATATCTCCTTCAGAAGACTTCCGTGTAGACCATATTTAAGAATTTCAGTGCAATAGACCGTTTATCTTTATGACACATTTGCATAATGAGTGCGCCATTTTAACAATTATCTTCTCTACCTTAGATATTTAAGCCGACAGGGTTTTAGTGGGGCTTTTGCCCGTCGAAGTGTAAGACTCTCCGGCCGTTGAGTTTTCGGCGGTCAGATATTTTCCCGTGGGCGGTGGTGACGTGCTGGCAGCGAGGTTCGTGGGGTTCTCTCCGTGGATCCACACGAATTCCAAAAACTTTGTTGTCCTCATGTTGGTGTGACAACCGTACTCCCTCTTGGCTTCGTCAGTCAACACGAATCCCGAACTGCCGAACTGTTTGTTGGCTTGGCCTCTGTCAGTCAGCACGAATCTCAAAGTTGTTGTCATCGCTAAAACAAAAGGTATACTCGCCACCTAACCCTAATTGCTTTTTGGTTGTCTTCATTCCATGAATTGTTTTGCTCTGTAACTTATCGCGTTGTTAGGGTTAACCGTGAACTGTGATCTCCTTAGATTTTGTCGTCGACTTCTTAAGGTTTTGTCATGAAGTATGTTACTTGTAAGGTAAATTGTTTGCATTTTATTAGTGTTTGATTATCGTTTATTTTCTACATAATGTGTGGAACTTATTTTTGACCTTCTTATGGTTTGTTGTTTTTCTGTCATTGGATTTTGTTTGCAGGTTACGAGTGCTTGTCATCTCCAAAACAAATGTATACTCATCGCCTAACCCTAATTGATTTTGTTGTCGTCAACTCTATTACTCTACAAGGTATGTTTTCTTGTTTGTCTGCAAAGTAAACTTCTTTATGTTTTAATGGGTTTAGTTTTGACATATTTTAGGTTTATTGTTTTCCTATCATTGGATTTTCTTTGCAGCTAGCGAGTGCTTATAGCTTTTAGGGTCTGCTTTTGTGACTGTTGCTTAATGTTGTTAATTTGTAGGGTTATTGTGTATTGGTAGGCTTTTCTATGATTTGCCACTTTGTTGCCATGAAGCCTTTTACTCTGCAAGGTAAATACCTTTGtgttttattgtttttctgtcATTGGATTTTGTTTGTAGGTTACGAGTGCTTGCCATCTCCAAAACAAACGTATACTCATCACCTAACCCTAATTGCTTTTTGTTGTCATCAACTCTGTTACTCTGCAAGGTATGTTTTCTTATTTGTCTGCAAAGTAAACTTCTTTCtgttttaatgggtttagttaaatGACATATTTGAGGTTTATTGTTTTCCTGTCATTGGATATTCTTTGTAGCTGGCGAGTGCTTATAGCTTTTAAGGTCTTTTTTTGTGACTGTTGCTTAATGTCGTTAATTTGCAGGGTTATTGTGTATTGGTAGGATTTTCTGTGATGTGCCACTTTGTTGTCGCGAAGCCTTTTACTCTGCAAGGTAAATACCTTTGTGTTTTATTAGTGTTCGATTTTTTATTTCCTGCAAAGTAAGGTTCTTTTTTTTCATTCGCCTTCGTTTTTAGGTGTTTTGGGTTTGATGTTTTCCTGTCATTGGTTTTTGTTTGTAGGTTGGGAGTGCTTTTAGGTTTTAGGGTTCTGTTTGGGTTGATCTCCAACACTGTAATGCCATTGATCTGCACGGTTTGGATGTTGTGCTAGGCTTATCTGTTATCTGTTATACTTTGCAAGGTAAGcttct encodes:
- the LOC131043622 gene encoding L-type lectin-domain containing receptor kinase IX.1-like, whose protein sequence is MILQCFLSSVPMFQTTWKLVFLSFLLLCIAAKVQGQDGTSNITGYSCSDRPAPCYTYAFYKAQAPSYINLKTIADLFLVTPSIIATANGLPDDTSSLAEGQTLLIPITCACVGKYSQANITFVIPPGGTFWKISTENFEYLTTYQALEIANPTLVPENITIGTPGTFPIRCQCPSKAQISNGINMQITYVVQKADTLKSISENFGANLENLKSANGMSSNLIFLNTTLLIPVSEKPTLVQSPSPALSQSPSPSSSTKLFLGIGFGIVACIVSATALWVYFRFHKRKRAASIAGQKLAGVDLEKLLQHIPRRFKMDDLIAGTNNFNEAQKLGQGGFGGVYKCNLAQTNEIVAVKRISEGSRQGIKEFISEVSIVSRLRHRNLVQLLGWCHEQDQLLLVYEYMSNGSLDRHIFPKRGEEEERHVLQWSIRYKIACEMASALLYLHEEWDECVVHRDVKSSNVLLDSNFSAKIGDFGLARMLMHERLHQTTRAAGTLGYLAPECVASGKTSPQSDVYSYGAVALEIASGKKAIDVSLVDFDMRLVAWAWDLYGGGRLLEGADVRLKGEFEKEEMERLIVVGLWCSHPDEASRPKMRQVLRLLNFEVAAPILPPAMPVPSYACTSFTIKSSLPVVSHSLPTTLSPR